From Pieris rapae chromosome 3, ilPieRapa1.1, whole genome shotgun sequence, a single genomic window includes:
- the LOC110998276 gene encoding juvenile hormone esterase isoform X3 — protein sequence MVEVTIEQGKLEGVKVKTVTDDCEYYSFKGVPYAEPPIGKLRFLETQPVKPWTGTRKATEHGPICPQFDVFANEKKTGSEDCLYLNVYSPDISPKTLLPVMVFIHGGGLKCGSGNDDHYGPDFLVSHGVILVTINYRLDVFGFLCLDTKEVPGNAGFKDQVLALKWVKQNIRTFGGDPNNITVFGESAGGLSTSLHVLSPLSKGLFQRAIVMSGSPFCEWALSFEPRKRAFVLGKQLGLETEDPDKLLEFLQSIPVERLENTTPCILISEQQSDYTKFYPFTAVVEKELGQSAFISKDPEEIVKSGKINNVDVIIGYTSNEMIITLLDSNIIPRYQLYDELYVPRKIIYNSTPSKILQIADKIKKHYGIPNAEGNVLVQRTVKFLSDFIMTHHIQKLLTLLANSGKIKTYFYQFSSQSERNVIGKLGEKFGITGAAHIDDLMYLFNANTHYNPLIKGTKSYKMAHQFCALFTNFAKYGNPTPDGSMGVKWPEYDTKNKGYLDIDEKLTSGTALHEDVIQFWQEIYNFAGVPY from the exons ATGGTCGAGGTTACAATAGAGCAGGGAAAATTGGAGGGAGTCAAAGTTAAAACTGTCACAGATGACTGCGAATATTACAGTTTTAAGGGTGTTCCATATGCAGAGCCTCCAATTGGAAAATTAAGGTTTTtg GAAACCCAACCTGTAAAACCATGGACTGGAACCAGAAAAGCCACAGAGCACGGACCGATCTGTCCACAATTTGACGTTTTCGCTAATGAGAAGAAAACTGGGAGCGAAGACTGTCTCTATCTCAACGTTTACTCTCCAGATATTTCACCAAAGACTCTTCTTCCCGTGATGGTATTTATACACGGAGGGGGATTAAAATGTGGTTCGGGAAACGACGACCACTATGGACCCGACTTTCTAGTCAGTCACGGTGTTATCTTAGTAACCATAAACTATAGATTGGATGTCTTTGGTTTTCTTTGCCTAGATACAAAAGAGGTTCCTGGAAACGCTGGATTTAAAGATCAAGTCTTAGCATTAAAATGGGTTAAACAGAATATTCGGACATTTGGAGGAGATCCCAATAATATCACAGTCTTCGGTGAGAGTGCTGGTGGACTTTCCACTTCTTTACATGTATTGTCTCCACTATCTAAAGGTCTCTTTCAAAGAGCTATCGTAATGAGTGGTTCCCCTTTTTGTGAGTGGGCCCTATCATTTGAACCAAGAAAAAGAGCATTTGTGCTCGGCAAACAATTGGGTTTGGAGACCGAGGATCCAGATAAACTGTTAGAGTTCCTTCAAAGTATCCCAGTTGAAAGATTGGAAAACACAACGCCATGCATCTTAATATCTGAACAACAAAGCGATTATACAAAATTCTATCCCTTTACTGCAGTTGTGGAAAAGGAATTAGGCCAATCGGCTTTTATTTCTAAAGACCCAGAAGAAATTGTTAAAAGTGGGAAAATCAATAATGTAGACGTTATAATAGGATACACTAGCAACGAGATGATTATTACCTTATTAGACTCAAATATTATACCGAGATATCAATTGTATGATGAACTGTATGTACCccgaaaaattatatacaattctaCGCCTTCGAAAATCTTACAGATCgctgataaaattaaaaaacactaCGGTATACCAAACGCTGAAGGAAACGTTTTAGTTCAGAGGACTGTTAAATTTTTGTCGGATTTCATAATGACACATCATATTCAGAAATTACTAACACTCCTCGCTAATTcaggaaaaattaaaacatatttttatcaattttcgTCGCAATCCGAGAGAAACGTTATTGGAAAACTGGGAGAAAAATTTGGAATTACTGGTGCAGCTCATATTGACGATCTGATGTACTTGTTTAACGCAAATACACACTACAATCCATTAATCAAAGGAACTAAAAGCTACAAAATGGCTCATCAGTTCTGTGCCTTATTTACGAACTTCGCTAAGTATGG AAATCCCACTCCTGACGGCTCAATGGGTGTTAAATGGCCCGAATATGACACGAAAAATAAGGGTTATTTGGATATCGATGAGAAACTGACAAGTGGAACAGCTCTCCACGAAGATGTCATACAATTTTggcaagaaatatataactttgctGGCGTTCCTTATTAG
- the LOC110998305 gene encoding juvenile hormone esterase, translated as MARVRVAEGILEGEKLHNDYGGSFYSFKGIPYAEPPLRELRFKAPIPKQPWTGVRLAKEHGPCCYQIDLFFQPEFNMEPFGSEDCLYLNVYSPEIAPSKPLPVMVFIHGGGLMSGSGNDDIYGPEFLVKNDVILVTINYRLEVIGFLCFDTEEIPGNAGMKDQVAALRWVKNNIKSFGGDPNNITIFGESAGAASVSYHLVSPMSKGLFQRAIMQSGTLLSPWANSSVSAREIAFLLAKQMGCESNDDKVIHDFFKTQPIENLIMKQFPLTYAQNAKDWVNIMYPIVSEKEFPNIEAFFTGDVIEVLRQGIHEGVDVINGCTADEGTVVFVSGLKAETVYEQARKFNELLIPQPLSYHCSTLQHLEIGKKVKELYLKDAKTLEEVMQNVVRFVGMDYFKYYASLWQKICAKNNKNKIYYYKFTCHSQRNIFSNKFKVGEYLPKTSVSHCDDLAYIFPCKSLLPKVGLNSKTYKMIDTVAKLWSNFAKYGNPTPDNNLKAIWEPFTIEKQCYMDIGERLQLKLDVDKEEITFWERIFSEYLPRLTP; from the exons ATGGCACGAGTGAGGGTCGCTGAAGGAATTCTGGAAGGAGAAAAGTTACATAATGATTACGGGGGatcattttatagttttaaggGAATACCCTACGCAGAGCCTCCTTTGAGGGAGCTAAGATTCAAG GCTCCAATACCAAAACAGCCATGGACAGGTGTGCGGCTAGCCAAGGAGCATGGACCTTGCTGTTAccaaatagatttattttttcaaccCGAATTTAACATGGAACCGTTTGGAAGCGAAGATTGCTTATATCTTAATGTTTATAGCCCTGAAATTGCACCGTCGAAACCACTTCCAGTTATGGTTTTTATTCATGGAGGTGGTCTCATGAGCGGCAGTGGAAATGATGATATTTATGGACCAGAATTCTTAGTAAAAAATGATGTAATTCTCGTAACAATAAACTATAGGCTCGAAGTAATCGGCTTTCTCTGCTTTGATACTGAAGAAATACCAGGAAACGCTGGAATGAAAGATCAGGTAGCTGCATTACGATGGGTGAAGAATAACATTAAAAGTTTTGGTGGTGATCCTAATAATATAACCATTTTTGGTGAAAGTGCTGGAGCTGCAAGCGTATCTTATCATTTAGTTTCACCAATGAGTAAGGGCCTATTCCAAAGAGCAATTATGCAAAGTGGGACATTATTGTCTCCTTGGGCGAACAGTTCTGTCAGCGCACGAGAAATAGCCTTCCTACTTGCCAAACAAATGGGATGTGAAAGTAATGACGACAAAGTAATTCATGACTTCTTTAAAACTCAACCAATCGAAAAtctaataatgaaacaatttcCTTTAACTTACGCTCAAAACGCTAAAGATTGGGTGAACATTATGTATCCTATTGTTTCGGAAAAAGAATTTCCTAACATCGAAGCCTTTTTTACCGGTGACGTCATCGAGGTACTACGTCAAGGAATTCACGAAGGTGTTGATGTTATAAATGGATGCACAGCAGACGAGGGAACAGTTGTGTTCGTTTCAGGACTTAAAGCTGAGACCGTATATGAACAGGCCCGCAAATTTAACGAACTATTAATTCCTCAACCACTATCATATCATTGTTCAACATTGCAACACTTGGAAATAGGCAAGAAAGTAAAAGAACTTTACTTAAAGGACGCAAAAACGCTGGAAGAGGTTATGCAAAATGTCGTAAGATTTGTAGGGatggattattttaaatattatgcatCCTTATGGCAAAAGATATGTGCaaagaataacaaaaataaaatatactattacaaGTTCACGTGTCATTCCCAaaggaatatattttcaaataaatttaaggttGGAGAATATTTACCCAAAACCTCAGTGTCACACTGCGATGATCTGGCTTACATATTCCCTTGTAAATCTTTGCTGCCAAAAGTAGGACTAAACTccaaaacttataaaatgatAGACACAGTAGCAAAATTGTGGTCTAACTTTGCAAAGTATGG AAACCCGACGCCTGACAATAACTTAAAGGCAATATGGGAGCCATTCACAATTGAGAAACAGTGTTATATGGATATTGGTGAAAGACTTCAGCTGAAATTGGATGTTGACAAGGAAGAGATAACGTTTTGGGAAAGAATATTTAGTGAATATCTTCCTCGTTTGACACCATAA